A genomic stretch from Pseudomonas alkylphenolica includes:
- a CDS encoding SCO family protein: MSAATARKSPMRTVDWLSLVACLWILSSVAFAHEGHGPQASPSPSPGASAVTPTAGTHDAQTYFTDSLVQDQNGRSLRFYSDVLKDRVVLLNVIFTHCNDACPLITRKLREVREAMGEEAASKVTFVSLSSDPTNDTPQVLKAFAEKQGVDGPNWLFLTGDKAQMDLVLMRLGHLIPSPEQHSTQLIAGDVANKRWSKIRPDAPPVAIAQRLQLLSEPMAGR; the protein is encoded by the coding sequence ATGAGCGCCGCTACTGCGCGCAAATCGCCGATGCGCACGGTCGACTGGCTGAGCCTGGTAGCCTGCCTGTGGATCTTGAGCTCGGTGGCGTTTGCCCACGAAGGGCATGGCCCCCAAGCCAGCCCCAGTCCAAGCCCTGGCGCCAGCGCCGTCACACCGACCGCGGGCACCCATGATGCCCAGACCTACTTCACCGACAGCCTGGTGCAGGACCAGAACGGTCGCAGCCTGCGCTTCTACAGCGATGTGCTGAAGGACCGGGTGGTGCTGCTCAATGTCATCTTCACCCACTGCAACGATGCCTGCCCATTGATCACTCGCAAGTTGCGCGAGGTGCGCGAAGCCATGGGGGAGGAGGCGGCGAGCAAAGTGACCTTCGTATCCTTGAGCAGCGACCCTACCAACGACACACCGCAAGTGCTCAAGGCATTCGCCGAAAAACAAGGTGTTGACGGCCCCAACTGGCTGTTCCTGACCGGTGACAAGGCGCAGATGGACCTGGTGCTGATGCGTCTTGGTCACCTGATCCCCAGCCCCGAGCAACATTCCACTCAACTGATCGCTGGCGACGTGGCCAACAAACGCTGGAGCAAGATCCGCCCCGACGCACCGCCCGTGGCTATTGCCCAGCGCCTGCAACTGCTGTCTGAACCGATGGCCGGGCGTTGA
- a CDS encoding SCO family protein, with amino-acid sequence MLDRCRLFSLCLLAASCGFAQAHGGVDHGSHDDHSGHTAPAAHQEKTSVRFADVQLLDQNGMPVRLEKDLVADRLVVMGFIYTSCTTVCPVVSSIMAKVQKQLGGRVGDEVQLVSISVDPQRDDSKRLQDYAKAFQVGPGWSWLTGSPYAVNETLKGLGSFSANLSEHPPLILVGDGRSGKWTRFYGFTDPALLVSEIDRLSARRVHAKHTAIAQEVQP; translated from the coding sequence ATGCTCGATCGCTGCAGACTGTTCAGCCTCTGCCTGTTGGCCGCCAGTTGTGGTTTCGCCCAGGCCCATGGCGGTGTCGATCACGGCAGCCATGATGACCACAGTGGCCACACCGCACCCGCCGCTCACCAGGAAAAGACCTCGGTGCGCTTTGCCGATGTCCAGCTGCTGGACCAGAACGGCATGCCGGTACGCCTGGAGAAGGACCTGGTGGCCGACCGCCTGGTAGTCATGGGCTTTATCTACACCAGTTGCACCACGGTGTGCCCGGTGGTGTCCTCGATCATGGCCAAGGTGCAAAAACAACTGGGCGGACGGGTCGGCGATGAAGTGCAGCTGGTGTCGATCAGCGTTGACCCGCAGCGCGATGACTCCAAGCGCCTGCAGGACTACGCCAAGGCCTTCCAGGTCGGGCCGGGCTGGAGCTGGCTGACCGGCTCGCCTTACGCGGTCAATGAAACCCTCAAGGGCCTGGGTAGTTTCAGTGCCAACCTCAGCGAGCATCCGCCGCTGATCCTTGTCGGCGACGGTCGTAGCGGCAAGTGGACGCGGTTCTACGGCTTTACCGATCCAGCGCTGCTGGTCAGCGAAATCGATCGTCTCAGTGCCCGTCGTGTACATGCCAAGCACACGGCCATCGCCCAGGAGGTGCAACCATGA
- a CDS encoding cytochrome c/ABC transporter substrate-binding protein → MTSALRTGTLLLMLIASSLAQALDLTPAELAGKRLYREGLSSSDAQVSARVGAADMLVPASVVPCGSCHGADGLGRAEGGVRPPPLNWQRLALGQGLRSSNGRAYPAYTESSLARAIQQGRDPAGNRLDPAMPRFVLSMADQRNLTAYLKRLADDRDPGVEAQTLRLGTMLPGEGALAGPARVVAAVLEDQIKQLNQQGGIHGRQLQLINVDPGPDLASAERALTQMLEQEQVFALIAPLAPALDATLASRLEQARMPMIGTAPLLTGSTQIFDPLPGLDEQLLSLADYAQSNLMLQQAGTQIVYVDPAQASLARHLEQQLQNRGWREVKARALTEQAPEGQALFFLGQGEDFARLTTQLQQVGRTPYLFAAANQVSSQLPQVPDAWSRRVFLAYPFVPDDWTPAGRQTLSDMRRRQGLDGRQGVLQVSTWCAVQLLGDALKRVGRDASREKLIQALEGLHDVQTGLTPPLSFGPGRRQGLAGAHVVTLEMPGPVFYPVAAYRPVAEVNAP, encoded by the coding sequence ATGACGAGTGCCCTGCGTACCGGGACCTTGCTGCTGATGCTGATCGCCAGCAGCCTTGCCCAGGCCCTGGACCTGACACCGGCGGAACTGGCAGGCAAACGTTTGTACCGCGAGGGCCTGTCGAGCAGCGACGCCCAGGTATCGGCACGGGTCGGTGCCGCCGACATGCTGGTGCCGGCCAGCGTTGTGCCCTGTGGCAGTTGCCACGGTGCCGATGGTTTGGGGCGCGCCGAGGGCGGGGTACGCCCACCGCCGCTGAACTGGCAACGCCTGGCGCTCGGGCAGGGATTACGCAGCAGCAATGGCCGGGCCTATCCGGCCTACACCGAGTCGAGCCTGGCGCGAGCGATTCAGCAAGGCCGCGACCCGGCGGGCAACCGTCTGGATCCGGCGATGCCACGCTTCGTTTTGAGCATGGCCGACCAGCGCAACCTCACGGCCTACCTCAAGCGTCTGGCCGATGATCGCGATCCTGGTGTGGAGGCGCAGACCCTGCGCCTGGGTACGATGCTGCCGGGCGAAGGTGCTCTGGCTGGGCCGGCACGGGTGGTGGCGGCAGTGCTTGAAGACCAGATCAAGCAACTCAACCAGCAAGGCGGTATTCATGGCCGCCAGTTGCAGTTGATCAACGTCGATCCCGGACCCGATCTGGCCAGCGCCGAGCGGGCGCTCACACAGATGCTCGAACAGGAGCAGGTGTTCGCCTTGATTGCGCCGCTGGCACCCGCGCTGGATGCGACGCTGGCCTCCCGCCTGGAGCAGGCCCGTATGCCGATGATTGGTACGGCGCCGTTACTGACCGGCAGTACCCAGATCTTCGACCCATTACCGGGGCTGGATGAACAATTGCTCAGCCTGGCCGACTATGCCCAGAGCAACCTGATGTTGCAGCAGGCCGGTACGCAGATAGTCTATGTCGACCCGGCTCAGGCGAGCCTCGCCCGGCACCTTGAGCAGCAACTGCAAAACCGCGGCTGGCGTGAGGTCAAGGCCCGGGCCCTGACCGAGCAGGCGCCAGAGGGGCAGGCGCTGTTCTTTCTTGGCCAGGGCGAAGATTTCGCCCGCCTGACTACACAATTGCAGCAGGTCGGTCGCACGCCCTACCTGTTTGCCGCCGCCAATCAGGTCTCCAGCCAGTTGCCGCAAGTGCCTGACGCCTGGTCGCGGCGGGTGTTTCTGGCCTATCCCTTCGTACCCGATGACTGGACGCCAGCGGGGCGTCAAACGCTGAGCGACATGCGCCGACGCCAAGGGCTGGATGGTCGCCAGGGTGTTTTGCAGGTCAGCACCTGGTGTGCCGTGCAACTGCTCGGTGACGCGCTCAAGCGCGTCGGGCGTGATGCCAGCCGCGAAAAGCTGATCCAGGCACTGGAGGGCCTGCACGATGTGCAAACTGGCCTTACACCGCCACTGAGCTTTGGTCCGGGCCGCCGCCAGGGGCTGGCCGGGGCTCATGTGGTGACCCTGGAAATGCCCGGCCCGGTGTTTTATCCGGTGGCTGCCTATCGTC